One genomic window of Xanthobacter dioxanivorans includes the following:
- the phbB gene encoding acetoacetyl-CoA reductase, with protein MGRVALVTGGTRGIGEAISVALKAAGYTVAASFAGNEEAAKAFSEKTGIHTYKWDVSDFEACKAGIAKVEADLGPVEVLVNNAGITRDGQLHKMSLEQWSAVINTNLNSAFNMTRNVIEGMRDRKFGRIVCISSINGQKGQFGQTNYSAAKAGEIGFVKALAQESARLGITVNAIAPGYIGTEMVKAVPAEALAKIVATIPVGRLGEPEDIARCVVFLVSDDAGFITGATMTVNGAQYIT; from the coding sequence ATGGGACGCGTCGCATTGGTCACGGGCGGCACGCGTGGGATAGGTGAGGCCATCTCGGTGGCGCTGAAGGCCGCCGGCTACACGGTCGCTGCCAGCTTCGCGGGCAACGAGGAGGCAGCCAAGGCGTTTTCCGAGAAGACCGGCATTCACACCTACAAGTGGGACGTCTCGGACTTCGAGGCCTGCAAGGCCGGCATTGCCAAGGTCGAGGCCGATCTCGGCCCGGTGGAAGTGCTGGTGAACAACGCCGGCATCACCCGCGACGGCCAGCTCCACAAGATGTCGCTGGAGCAGTGGAGCGCGGTGATCAACACCAACCTCAACTCCGCCTTCAACATGACCCGCAACGTGATCGAGGGCATGCGCGACCGCAAGTTCGGCCGCATCGTCTGCATCTCGTCCATCAACGGGCAGAAGGGCCAGTTCGGCCAGACCAATTATTCCGCCGCCAAGGCCGGCGAGATCGGCTTCGTCAAGGCCCTGGCGCAGGAAAGCGCGCGCCTCGGCATCACGGTGAACGCCATCGCCCCCGGCTATATCGGCACGGAAATGGTGAAAGCTGTGCCGGCCGAGGCGCTGGCGAAGATCGTGGCGACCATCCCCGTCGGCCGCCTCGGCGAGCCGGAGGATATCGCCCGCTGCGTGGTCTTCCTCGTCTCCGACGACGCCGGCTTCATCACTGGCGCGACCATGACCGTCAACGGCGCCCAGTACATCACCTGA
- a CDS encoding acyl-CoA thioesterase, giving the protein MSGQAQGSGGREAPVLIEGFSHVLPITTRWADVDVYGHVNNVVYYSYFDTVVNEQLVSAGALDPQTSPVIGLVVETRCTYFRSLTYPAPVRAGMRVTKLGSSSVRYEIALFQGEDPRAAAQGHFVHVYVDRATQKPVPIPDAVRALLETLVV; this is encoded by the coding sequence ATGAGCGGACAGGCGCAGGGGAGCGGCGGGCGCGAGGCGCCGGTGCTGATCGAGGGCTTTTCCCACGTGCTGCCCATCACCACGCGCTGGGCCGACGTGGACGTCTACGGCCACGTGAACAACGTGGTCTATTACTCCTATTTCGACACCGTGGTGAACGAGCAGCTGGTTTCTGCCGGCGCGCTCGACCCGCAGACCAGCCCGGTCATCGGCCTCGTGGTGGAGACGCGCTGCACCTATTTCCGCAGCCTCACCTACCCGGCCCCGGTCAGGGCCGGCATGCGGGTGACGAAGCTCGGCTCCTCCTCGGTGCGCTATGAGATCGCCCTGTTCCAGGGCGAGGATCCGCGCGCAGCGGCGCAGGGCCATTTCGTCCACGTCTATGTGGACCGGGCGACCCAGAAGCCGGTGCCGATCCCCGACGCCGTGCGGGCGCTGCTGGAAACACTGGTTGTGTAG
- a CDS encoding methyltransferase domain-containing protein produces MTDAAPLVFDRPLLRRRLARAARLGPEPFLLERAAEDVADRLAAVKRRFETAVDLGTPTDALARALAGHAAVGRLFRAAPGQGAAPPAVVADEEALPFADGALDLVVSALSLQTVNDLPGVLAQVRRALKPDGLFLAALLGGSSLTELRQAFAVAESETTGGLSPRVAPFADVRDLGALLQRAGFTLPVTDVDRVVVRYGSPFSLFSDLRRMGGTNALLERRRVPMRRATLLRAAEVYAERFADADGRVRATFEIVFLSGWAPHESQQKPLRPGSAQMRLADALGAREVPLPPGGVRED; encoded by the coding sequence ATGACCGACGCCGCTCCCCTCGTCTTCGATCGTCCCCTCCTGCGCCGGCGCCTGGCGCGGGCCGCGCGCCTGGGCCCCGAGCCCTTCCTGCTGGAGCGGGCGGCCGAGGATGTGGCCGACCGCTTGGCGGCGGTGAAGCGGCGATTCGAGACGGCCGTGGACCTCGGCACGCCGACCGATGCGCTCGCCCGCGCGCTCGCCGGCCACGCCGCCGTCGGGCGCCTGTTCCGCGCGGCTCCGGGCCAGGGGGCGGCGCCGCCGGCCGTGGTGGCCGACGAGGAGGCGCTGCCGTTCGCCGATGGCGCGCTCGATCTCGTTGTTTCCGCCTTGTCCCTGCAGACGGTGAACGACCTGCCGGGCGTCCTTGCGCAGGTGCGGCGTGCGCTCAAGCCCGATGGGCTCTTCCTCGCCGCCCTGCTGGGCGGGAGCAGCCTCACCGAACTGCGGCAGGCCTTCGCCGTCGCCGAGAGCGAGACCACCGGAGGCCTCTCCCCGCGCGTCGCGCCGTTCGCCGACGTGCGGGATCTCGGCGCCCTGCTCCAGCGTGCCGGCTTCACCCTTCCGGTCACCGACGTGGACCGGGTGGTGGTGCGCTATGGCTCGCCCTTCTCCCTGTTCTCGGACCTGCGCCGCATGGGTGGCACCAACGCGCTCCTGGAGCGTCGGCGGGTGCCGATGCGCCGCGCCACGCTCCTGCGCGCAGCAGAGGTCTATGCAGAACGGTTCGCCGATGCCGACGGGCGGGTACGCGCGACCTTCGAGATCGTCTTCCTCTCCGGCTGGGCGCCGCACGAGAGCCAGCAGAAGCCCCTGCGACCCGGCTCGGCGCAGATGCGGCTCGCCGACGCGCTCGGCGCGCGCGAGGTGCCGCTGCCGCCGGGCGGTGTCCGCGAAGACTGA
- a CDS encoding glycerate kinase type-2 family protein produces MPPEPLSDRDILLGLFDAALAAALPEGKFRDRLPAPPKGRTIVIGAGKASARMARAFEEEWGRPCEGLIVTRYGHGCETRHIEIVEAAHPVPDQAGLDAARRILELARGAGPDDLVVCLMSGGASALLTLPAEGLSLADKQALNAALLKSGAPIGVMNRVRKSVSAIKGGRLAAAIAPARAVTYLISDVPGDDPAAIGSGPTIPEASDPEAVLALMRTWGIEVTAKLEGVIRANTVSGDAIAGQEVHMIATPLMALKAAEAKARDFGLTPLILGDAIEGEAREAAIVFAGIANSVASHGLPAAAPCVLLSGGETTVTVRGKGRGGRSVEFLLALAVALKGRPGVCAVSCDTDGVDGTEDNAGAWFDSGLLEAAAGLGLKPEDFLANNDGYSFFAALDRLVITGPTLTNVNDFRAILVR; encoded by the coding sequence ATGCCGCCCGAGCCCCTCTCCGACCGGGACATCCTCCTCGGCCTGTTCGATGCCGCGCTCGCCGCCGCGCTGCCGGAGGGCAAGTTCAGGGACCGCCTGCCCGCCCCGCCGAAAGGCCGGACGATCGTCATCGGGGCCGGCAAGGCCTCGGCGCGCATGGCCCGCGCCTTCGAGGAGGAATGGGGCCGCCCCTGCGAGGGCCTCATCGTCACCCGCTACGGCCATGGCTGCGAGACCCGCCACATCGAGATCGTGGAGGCCGCCCACCCCGTGCCCGACCAGGCGGGGCTCGACGCGGCGCGGCGCATCCTGGAGCTGGCGCGTGGCGCCGGGCCCGACGACCTCGTGGTGTGCCTCATGTCGGGCGGCGCCTCGGCCCTGCTCACCTTGCCGGCGGAGGGGCTGTCGCTGGCCGACAAGCAGGCGCTCAACGCCGCCCTGCTGAAGTCCGGCGCGCCCATCGGCGTCATGAACCGCGTGCGCAAGTCCGTGTCCGCCATCAAGGGCGGGCGCCTCGCCGCCGCCATCGCCCCGGCGCGGGCGGTGACCTATCTCATCTCCGACGTGCCGGGGGACGATCCCGCGGCCATCGGCTCCGGCCCCACCATCCCGGAGGCCTCGGACCCGGAGGCGGTGCTCGCCTTGATGCGCACCTGGGGCATCGAGGTCACCGCAAAGCTCGAGGGCGTCATCCGCGCCAACACCGTCTCGGGTGATGCCATCGCTGGGCAGGAGGTGCACATGATCGCCACGCCCCTCATGGCGCTGAAGGCGGCGGAGGCGAAGGCCCGCGATTTCGGCCTCACCCCCCTCATCCTCGGCGACGCCATCGAGGGGGAAGCGCGGGAGGCGGCCATCGTGTTCGCCGGCATCGCCAACTCGGTCGCCTCGCACGGGCTCCCCGCGGCGGCGCCCTGCGTTCTTCTGTCCGGCGGCGAGACCACGGTGACGGTGCGCGGCAAGGGGCGCGGCGGGCGCAGCGTGGAGTTCCTGCTGGCGCTCGCCGTGGCGCTGAAGGGACGGCCCGGCGTCTGCGCCGTCTCCTGCGACACGGACGGGGTGGACGGGACCGAGGACAATGCCGGCGCCTGGTTCGATTCGGGCCTGCTGGAAGCGGCGGCGGGGCTCGGGCTGAAGCCGGAGGACTTCCTCGCCAACAATGACGGCTACAGCTTCTTCGCCGCCCTCGACCGCCTGGTCATCACCGGGCCCACTTTGACCAACGTCAATGATTTCCGAGCCATACTGGTACGGTAG
- a CDS encoding GNAT family N-acetyltransferase produces the protein MTEQVAPGIIRKLWTGETGLFRDHLLRLDTESRRFRFGSAVSAEFIERYASRVFRTGAIVHGCFVDGELRAAAELYPMGDVLPGEAEAAFSVEHEFQNHGLGTLLLERVILTARNRGIRTLCMNCLAHNRRMQQIARKFDAELSFDTDEVVAELTAPFPTALSLAQEAAADAQGVAGAVLQAQRLATGRLFDWFMPGQPISEVELEAH, from the coding sequence ATGACCGAACAGGTCGCACCGGGGATCATCCGCAAGCTGTGGACCGGGGAGACCGGATTATTCCGGGACCACCTCCTGAGGCTCGATACGGAGAGCCGCCGGTTCAGATTCGGCTCTGCGGTATCTGCCGAATTCATCGAGCGCTATGCGTCGCGGGTGTTCCGCACCGGCGCCATCGTGCACGGCTGCTTCGTCGACGGGGAACTGCGCGCCGCCGCCGAGCTCTATCCCATGGGCGATGTCCTGCCCGGGGAAGCGGAAGCCGCCTTCAGCGTGGAGCATGAGTTCCAGAACCATGGGCTCGGCACGCTGCTTCTGGAGCGTGTGATCCTGACCGCGCGCAATCGCGGCATCCGCACGCTCTGCATGAACTGCCTCGCCCACAATCGGCGCATGCAGCAGATTGCGCGCAAATTCGACGCCGAGCTCAGCTTCGACACCGACGAGGTGGTGGCCGAGCTCACCGCCCCCTTCCCCACCGCGCTCTCGCTGGCGCAGGAGGCGGCGGCTGATGCCCAGGGCGTGGCGGGAGCCGTGCTGCAGGCCCAGCGCCTCGCCACCGGCCGCCTGTTCGACTGGTTCATGCCGGGACAGCCCATTTCGGAAGTGGAGCTCGAGGCCCACTGA
- a CDS encoding SMR family transporter, whose product MSYLYLAIAIVAEVVATSALKSTESFTRLLPSVVVVVGYATAFFCLSLTLRVLPVGISYAIWSGVGIVLVTAIAWFHHGQRLDLPALIGLILIIAGVAVINLFSKSVAH is encoded by the coding sequence ATGAGCTATCTCTATCTCGCCATCGCCATCGTCGCCGAAGTGGTGGCGACTTCGGCCCTCAAGTCGACCGAGAGCTTTACGCGGCTTCTGCCGTCGGTGGTGGTGGTCGTGGGCTACGCCACGGCGTTCTTCTGCCTCTCCCTCACCCTCCGGGTGCTGCCGGTGGGCATCTCCTATGCCATCTGGTCGGGCGTGGGCATCGTGCTCGTCACCGCGATCGCCTGGTTCCATCACGGCCAGCGGCTCGACCTGCCGGCGCTGATCGGCCTGATCCTGATCATCGCCGGGGTGGCGGTGATCAACCTGTTCTCGAAGTCCGTCGCCCACTGA
- a CDS encoding error-prone DNA polymerase, translating to MTSPSESSPSGSSPSPSGASLLPFPAEPPARRPAPPAPAQPFVELAVTTNFSFLRGGSHPEEYVAAAAALGHRGIGIADRNTLAGVVRAHAMAKVQGVRLAVGARLVFADGTPDILAYPQDRAAYGRLCRLLTAGNMRAQKGDCHLGLADLLEWQEGMCLAVLPPRRLPEAFAPFLSRLKEAAPGRVWLVAPLFGRGDDARRLARLSEMACAAGVPLLASGDVLYHDPDRRPLQDVLTAIRHHLPLDAAGRRLEANAERHLKSPAEMARLYRAVPGAVAETFSFFSRLAFCLDDLKPTYPREARAGFESPQAALEALAWAGARNHYPDGVPQKVRDALVHELGLIAKLGYAPYFLTVHEIVGFARGKGILCQGRGSAANSAVCFCMGITDVDPMKTNLLFERFISEERGEPPDIDIDFEHERRGEVLAFVYARYGAAHAGLAATTITYRTRSAVREVGKAFGLSDDTVGVLAGSIWGWSSEGVKAEEARRLGLDPADPRLGHVLGLTKALIGFPRHLSQHVGGMVVTHDRLDETVPLTRSAMDERPIIEWNKDDLETVGLLKVDVLALGMLTALRKCFDLLKAHYGLEMGRIGDTPFADARVYAMLQRADSIGVFQVESRAQQTMLPRLRPEEFKDLVVEVAIVRPGPIQGGMVHPYLRRRQGLDPVDYPSEELKDVLSPTLGVPLFQEQAMQIAIVGAGFSPGEADQLRRAMATFKRVGTIGSFHDKLIAGMLKNGYQRPFAESLWKQIEGFGSYGFPQSHAESFALIVYCSAWLKCHYPDVFAAGLLNAWPMGFYAPAQLVRDAQEHGVEVRPVDVNASAFDHTLEREEGAPFPAARRLHPRHADMAGDVETTHALRLGLRQVEGLKAAEAQRLTDFRGEGYDSIRDLWLRTGLAPLTLERLADADAFRSLGLDRRAALWAIKGLRRAGDKDDLPLFRAVATAREPDMDLQALPPGAQVIADYRHLKLSLKAHPLAFLRPELARRGVTPAGRLPPMKSGRRLTLAGLVLVRQRPGTASGVIFMTIEDEEAWANVIVWPRVFEAFRPQVLGARLVAVTGRLQNEQSVIHLVADRVEDWSYLVSTLDAPGDLAKPIDPAMPADEGRRGPPGRDTRDKAGRLPPPLSQAATDPRAAMPKGRNFH from the coding sequence ATGACCTCGCCTTCCGAATCCTCACCTTCCGGATCCTCGCCTTCGCCTTCCGGGGCCTCGCTCCTCCCATTCCCGGCGGAGCCACCCGCGCGCCGGCCTGCGCCGCCGGCTCCAGCCCAGCCCTTCGTCGAGCTGGCCGTCACCACCAATTTCTCCTTCCTGCGCGGGGGCTCGCATCCGGAGGAGTATGTGGCGGCGGCCGCGGCCCTCGGCCATCGCGGCATCGGGATTGCCGACCGCAACACGCTGGCCGGCGTGGTGCGCGCCCATGCCATGGCGAAGGTCCAGGGCGTGCGGCTCGCGGTGGGCGCGCGCCTCGTCTTTGCCGACGGCACGCCCGACATCCTCGCCTACCCGCAGGACCGCGCCGCCTATGGCCGGCTCTGCCGCCTCCTCACCGCCGGCAACATGCGGGCGCAGAAGGGGGACTGCCATCTCGGCCTCGCCGATCTCCTGGAATGGCAGGAGGGGATGTGTCTTGCCGTGCTCCCGCCGCGCCGCCTGCCGGAGGCGTTCGCGCCCTTCCTGTCGCGCCTGAAGGAGGCCGCCCCCGGCCGGGTCTGGCTCGTCGCCCCCCTGTTCGGGCGTGGCGACGATGCCCGCCGCCTCGCGCGGCTGTCCGAGATGGCGTGTGCGGCAGGCGTGCCGCTCCTCGCCTCGGGGGACGTGCTCTATCACGACCCCGACCGGCGCCCGCTGCAGGACGTGCTCACCGCCATCCGCCACCACCTGCCGCTGGACGCCGCCGGCCGCCGGCTGGAGGCGAATGCCGAGCGGCACCTGAAATCTCCCGCCGAGATGGCGCGCCTCTACCGCGCCGTGCCCGGGGCGGTGGCGGAGACCTTCTCCTTCTTCTCCCGGCTCGCCTTCTGCCTCGATGACCTGAAGCCCACCTATCCGCGCGAGGCGCGCGCGGGCTTCGAGAGCCCGCAGGCGGCCCTGGAGGCGCTCGCCTGGGCGGGGGCGCGGAACCATTATCCCGACGGCGTGCCGCAGAAGGTGCGCGATGCGCTCGTTCACGAGCTCGGCCTCATCGCCAAGCTGGGCTACGCCCCCTATTTCCTCACCGTGCACGAGATCGTCGGCTTCGCCCGGGGCAAGGGCATCCTGTGCCAGGGGCGCGGCTCGGCGGCCAATTCCGCGGTGTGCTTCTGCATGGGCATCACCGACGTCGATCCCATGAAGACCAACCTCCTGTTCGAGCGGTTCATCTCGGAGGAGCGGGGCGAGCCGCCGGACATCGATATCGATTTCGAGCATGAGCGCCGGGGCGAGGTGCTCGCCTTCGTCTATGCGCGCTACGGCGCCGCCCATGCGGGGCTCGCCGCCACCACCATCACCTACCGCACCCGCTCGGCGGTGCGCGAGGTGGGCAAGGCCTTCGGCCTCTCCGACGATACGGTGGGGGTGCTCGCAGGCTCCATCTGGGGCTGGTCCTCGGAGGGGGTGAAGGCGGAGGAGGCCCGCCGCCTCGGCCTCGACCCCGCCGACCCGCGCCTTGGGCATGTGCTGGGCCTGACGAAGGCACTCATCGGCTTTCCGCGCCATCTCTCCCAGCATGTGGGCGGCATGGTGGTGACCCACGACCGGCTCGACGAGACCGTGCCGCTCACGCGGTCGGCCATGGACGAGCGGCCCATCATCGAATGGAACAAGGACGACCTGGAGACGGTGGGCCTGCTCAAGGTGGACGTGCTCGCCCTCGGCATGCTCACCGCGCTGCGCAAGTGCTTCGACCTGCTGAAGGCCCATTACGGACTGGAGATGGGGCGCATCGGCGATACCCCGTTCGCCGATGCGCGGGTCTACGCCATGTTGCAGCGGGCGGATTCCATCGGCGTGTTTCAGGTGGAGAGCCGGGCGCAGCAGACCATGCTGCCGCGCCTCAGGCCGGAGGAGTTCAAGGACCTGGTGGTGGAGGTGGCCATCGTGCGGCCCGGCCCCATCCAGGGCGGCATGGTGCACCCCTATCTGCGGCGCCGGCAGGGGCTGGATCCGGTGGACTATCCTTCCGAAGAGCTGAAGGATGTGCTTTCGCCTACCCTCGGCGTCCCCCTGTTCCAGGAGCAGGCCATGCAGATCGCCATCGTCGGGGCGGGCTTCTCCCCCGGCGAGGCGGACCAATTGCGCCGGGCCATGGCCACCTTCAAGCGGGTCGGCACCATCGGTTCCTTCCACGACAAGCTCATCGCGGGAATGCTGAAGAACGGCTACCAGCGCCCCTTCGCCGAGAGCCTGTGGAAGCAGATCGAAGGCTTCGGCTCCTACGGCTTCCCGCAATCCCACGCGGAGAGCTTCGCCCTCATCGTCTACTGCTCGGCCTGGCTGAAATGCCATTATCCGGACGTGTTCGCCGCCGGGCTCCTGAATGCATGGCCCATGGGCTTCTACGCCCCGGCCCAGCTGGTGCGCGATGCGCAGGAACACGGGGTGGAGGTGCGGCCCGTGGACGTGAACGCCTCGGCCTTCGACCACACCCTGGAGCGGGAGGAGGGTGCTCCCTTCCCCGCCGCGCGGCGCCTGCACCCGCGCCATGCCGACATGGCCGGCGACGTGGAGACCACCCATGCCCTGCGCCTCGGTTTGCGCCAGGTCGAGGGGCTGAAGGCGGCGGAGGCGCAGCGCCTCACCGACTTCAGGGGCGAGGGCTACGATTCCATCCGCGATCTGTGGCTGCGCACCGGCCTTGCGCCATTGACACTGGAGCGCCTTGCCGATGCGGACGCCTTCCGCTCCCTCGGGCTCGACCGTCGCGCGGCGCTCTGGGCCATCAAGGGCCTGCGCCGGGCGGGCGACAAGGACGACCTGCCCCTGTTCCGCGCCGTCGCCACCGCCCGCGAGCCCGACATGGACCTTCAGGCGCTGCCTCCCGGCGCTCAGGTCATCGCCGACTACCGGCACCTCAAGCTGTCCCTGAAGGCCCACCCGCTCGCCTTCCTGCGCCCCGAGCTGGCGCGGCGCGGGGTGACGCCGGCCGGCCGCCTGCCGCCGATGAAGAGCGGCCGCCGCCTGACCTTGGCCGGCCTCGTGCTGGTGCGCCAGCGGCCGGGTACGGCGAGCGGCGTCATCTTCATGACCATTGAGGACGAGGAGGCCTGGGCCAACGTCATCGTCTGGCCGCGCGTGTTCGAGGCCTTCCGCCCGCAGGTCCTGGGCGCGCGCCTCGTGGCGGTGACGGGGCGGCTGCAGAACGAGCAGAGCGTCATCCACCTCGTGGCGGACAGGGTGGAGGACTGGAGCTACCTTGTCTCCACCCTCGATGCCCCCGGCGATCTCGCCAAGCCGATCGATCCCGCCATGCCCGCCGACGAGGGCCGGCGCGGACCGCCGGGACGCGACACGCGCGACAAGGCCGGGCGGCTGCCGCCCCCGCTGTCGCAAGCCGCCACGGACCCCCGCGCGGCCATGCCGAAGGGGCGGAACTTCCATTGA
- a CDS encoding DUF6504 family protein → MEAVAEVPDGPPLHFRWRRRRHEVSRAEGPERIAAEWWRKGPQETAVPTRDYFRVETREGHRFWLFRAGLYGRETSEPRWFIHGLFG, encoded by the coding sequence GTGGAGGCGGTGGCCGAGGTGCCCGACGGGCCGCCCTTGCACTTCCGCTGGCGTCGGCGCCGCCATGAGGTGAGCCGTGCCGAGGGGCCGGAGCGCATCGCCGCCGAATGGTGGCGAAAGGGACCACAGGAGACGGCGGTCCCCACGCGCGACTATTTCCGCGTGGAGACCCGGGAGGGACACCGCTTCTGGCTGTTCCGCGCCGGCCTCTACGGGCGGGAGACGAGCGAGCCGCGCTGGTTCATCCACGGCCTGTTCGGGTGA
- a CDS encoding Y-family DNA polymerase: MTPGTLDLPASDGRRYLALNLPSLSTDRLERRMSPEARAAPRATVVADKGAVRLLSLNAAAVSLGLAPGLALADARARFPGLAVSEATPDADAHVLMRFADACERYTPLLALDGRAGLLLDVTGCAHLFGGEEGLVRDLLRRVGAQGFAARAALAATSGAAFALARFSARGERRAGAGVVVPQEEDLVPLLSPLSLAALRLEEGALGALARLGFRRVGDLVGKPRAPLAARFGAGLLDRLDAALGTAPAAVDYRFSPPVFCAERNLFEPVERVEDVLGLTLKLAASLVPALERQGVGTRRLELSLFRVDGKVTRLVVGTGRPLRDPQAIRRLFAEKLAAVSCLDAGFGFDLLRLAVREAAPMAERQSGFAADTDGAEALDGLIDRLSIRFGTRQVQVLVAEDRHWPDASSRAVPAQAIGAAALLAGAAGGLAGDEGWEGPVALPAEDRRGALRPSRTSAGPIAPCACSTGPSRWRRWPRCPTGRPCTSAGVGAAMR; this comes from the coding sequence ATGACCCCCGGGACACTGGATCTCCCAGCCTCGGACGGCCGGCGCTATCTCGCCCTCAACCTGCCGAGCCTTTCGACGGACCGCCTCGAACGGCGGATGTCGCCTGAGGCGCGCGCCGCGCCCCGTGCCACCGTGGTGGCGGACAAGGGCGCGGTGCGCCTCCTGTCGCTGAATGCGGCCGCCGTGTCGCTCGGCTTGGCGCCGGGCCTGGCGCTGGCCGATGCCCGCGCCCGCTTTCCCGGCCTCGCGGTGAGCGAGGCTACGCCGGACGCGGATGCGCATGTGCTCATGCGCTTCGCCGACGCCTGCGAGCGCTACACCCCGCTCCTCGCCCTCGACGGGCGCGCGGGGCTGCTGCTCGATGTCACCGGCTGCGCCCACCTGTTCGGCGGCGAAGAGGGACTGGTGCGCGACCTGCTCCGGCGGGTGGGCGCCCAGGGCTTTGCCGCCCGCGCGGCCCTTGCCGCCACCTCCGGGGCGGCCTTCGCCTTGGCCCGGTTCTCGGCGAGGGGGGAGCGGCGGGCCGGCGCCGGCGTGGTGGTGCCGCAGGAGGAGGACCTCGTACCGCTCCTGTCCCCCCTGTCGCTCGCCGCCTTGCGGCTGGAGGAGGGAGCGCTCGGCGCCCTGGCGCGGCTCGGCTTCCGCCGGGTGGGAGACCTCGTCGGCAAGCCCCGCGCCCCGCTCGCCGCCCGCTTCGGCGCCGGGCTCCTCGATCGCCTCGACGCGGCGCTGGGAACGGCTCCGGCGGCGGTGGACTATCGCTTTTCCCCGCCGGTCTTCTGCGCCGAGCGCAATCTGTTCGAGCCGGTGGAGCGGGTGGAGGACGTGCTGGGCCTCACGCTGAAGCTCGCCGCCTCCCTCGTCCCCGCTCTGGAGCGCCAGGGGGTGGGGACGCGGCGGCTCGAACTTTCCCTGTTCCGGGTGGACGGCAAGGTGACGCGCCTTGTCGTCGGCACCGGCCGGCCGCTGCGCGATCCGCAGGCCATTCGCCGCCTGTTCGCGGAGAAGCTGGCCGCGGTCTCCTGTCTCGATGCGGGCTTCGGCTTCGACCTCCTGCGCCTCGCCGTGCGGGAGGCGGCCCCCATGGCCGAGCGCCAGTCGGGGTTTGCCGCCGATACGGACGGGGCGGAGGCGCTCGACGGCCTCATCGACCGCCTTTCCATCCGCTTCGGGACGCGGCAGGTGCAGGTGCTGGTGGCGGAGGATCGCCATTGGCCCGACGCCAGCAGCCGTGCCGTGCCGGCCCAGGCGATCGGCGCGGCGGCCCTGCTCGCCGGGGCGGCAGGGGGGCTGGCGGGGGACGAGGGATGGGAGGGGCCCGTTGCCTTGCCGGCGGAGGACCGGAGGGGGGCGTTGCGACCATCCCGGACCTCTGCGGGCCCGATCGCCCCCTGCGCCTGTTCGACAGGCCCGAGCCGGTGGAGGCGGTGGCCGAGGTGCCCGACGGGCCGCCCTTGCACTTCCGCTGGCGTCGGCGCCGCCATGAGGTGA
- a CDS encoding ImuA family protein: protein MPSCSTEASRSAADVARLRRTIAAIERGEASPDPSGTFPASEGGAPARLLLGVPQVDGVLGGGLLWGGLHEASAAAEHAGVLGAFALGLAARAVAQRRRPLLVVQQDLVPWEAGTFYAPGLAAFGLSPGALIVVRVRRPQDVLFVMEEGLKCAGLAAVLGEVCAPLPEALTATRRLSLAARGRGVLGLLVRYAAAPEPCAAASRWVVSPLPSPARDGFGGLGLPRANARLVRNRFGPPGAWPLAFAGGHFRLAPDEREARHDPRDTGSPSLGRPALSRPQPAEPFDGPPRTADVA from the coding sequence GTGCCGTCATGTTCCACGGAAGCATCCCGCTCCGCGGCCGATGTCGCGCGTCTGCGCCGGACGATCGCGGCCATCGAGCGGGGCGAGGCATCACCCGACCCGTCCGGGACTTTCCCCGCGTCGGAAGGCGGGGCGCCTGCGCGCCTGTTGCTGGGGGTGCCGCAGGTGGATGGCGTCCTTGGCGGCGGCCTCCTGTGGGGCGGCCTCCACGAGGCGTCGGCGGCGGCGGAGCATGCGGGCGTGCTCGGCGCCTTCGCTTTGGGGCTCGCCGCCCGCGCGGTGGCACAGCGCCGCCGGCCGCTGCTGGTGGTGCAGCAGGATCTGGTGCCGTGGGAGGCCGGCACCTTCTACGCGCCGGGGCTTGCCGCCTTCGGCCTGTCCCCCGGTGCGCTCATCGTGGTGCGCGTGCGCCGGCCGCAGGACGTCCTGTTCGTGATGGAGGAGGGTTTGAAATGCGCCGGCCTTGCCGCGGTCCTGGGAGAAGTGTGCGCGCCTCTGCCGGAAGCGCTCACAGCCACGCGGCGCCTTTCGCTCGCAGCGCGGGGGCGGGGTGTCCTCGGCCTCCTCGTGCGCTACGCGGCGGCCCCCGAGCCCTGCGCGGCGGCGAGCCGCTGGGTGGTCTCGCCCTTGCCCAGCCCGGCCCGAGACGGCTTCGGCGGCCTTGGCCTGCCCCGCGCCAATGCCCGCCTGGTGCGCAACCGCTTCGGGCCGCCCGGGGCCTGGCCGCTGGCCTTCGCCGGCGGTCATTTCCGCCTTGCGCCGGACGAGAGGGAGGCGCGGCATGACCCCCGGGACACTGGATCTCCCAGCCTCGGACGGCCGGCGCTATCTCGCCCTCAACCTGCCGAGCCTTTCGACGGACCGCCTCGAACGGCGGATGTCGCCTGA